A stretch of Gorilla gorilla gorilla isolate KB3781 chromosome 9, NHGRI_mGorGor1-v2.1_pri, whole genome shotgun sequence DNA encodes these proteins:
- the RAG2 gene encoding V(D)J recombination-activating protein 2 has protein sequence MSLQMVTVSNNIALIQPGFSLMNFDGQVFFFGQKGWPKRSCPTGVFHLDVKHNHVKLKPTIFSKDSCYLPPLRYPATCTFKSSLESEKHQYIIHGGKTPNNEVSDKIYVMSIVCKNNKKVTFRCTEKDLVGDVPEARYGHSINVVYSRGKSMGVLFGGRSYMPSTHRTTEKWNSVADCLPRVFLVDFEFGCATSYILPELQDGLSFHVSIAKNDTIYILGGHSLANNIRPANLYRIRVDLPLGSPAVNCTVLPGGISVSSAILTQTNNDEFVIVGGYQLENQKRMICNFISLEDNKIEIREMETPDWTPDIKHSKIWFGSNMGNGTVFLGIPGDNKQVVSEGFYFYMLKCAEDDTNEEQTTFTNSQTSTEDPGDSTPFEDSEEFCFSAEANSFDGDDEFDTYNEDDEEDESETGYWITCCPTCDVDINTWVPFYSTELNKPAMIYCSHGDGHWVHAQCMDLAERTLIHLSAGSNKYYCNEHVEIARALHTPQRVLPLKKPPMKSLRKKGSGKILTPAKKSFLRRLFD, from the coding sequence ATGTCTCTGCAGATGGTAACAGTCAGTAATAACATAGCCCTAATTCAGCCAGGCTTCTCGCTGATGAATTTTGATGGACAAGTTTTCTTCTTTGGACAAAAAGGCTGGCCCAAAAGATCCTGCCCCACTGGAGTTTTCCATCTGGATGTAAAGCATAACCATGTCAAACTGAAACCTACAATTTTCTCTAAGGATTCCTGCTACCTCCCTCCTCTTCGCTACCCAGCCACTTGCACATTCAAAAGCAGCTTGGAATCTGAAAAACATCAATACATCATCCATGGAGGGAAAACACCAAACAATGAGGTTTCAGATAAGATTTATGTCATGTCTATTGTTTGCAAGAACAACAAAAAGGTTACTTTTCGCTGCACAGAGAAAGACTTGGTAGGAGATGTTCCTGAAGCCAGATATGGTCATTCCATTAATGTGGTGTACAGCCGAGGGAAAAGTATGGGTGTTCTCTTTGGAGGACGCTCATACATGCCTTCTACCCACAGAACCACAGAAAAATGGAATAGTGTAGCTGACTGCCTGCCCCGTGTTTTCCTGGTGGATTTTGAATTTGGGTGTGCTACATCATACATTCTTCCAGAACTTCAGGATGGGCTATCTTTTCATGTCTCTATTGCCAAAAATGACACTATCTATATTTTAGGAGGACATTCACTTGCCAATAATATCCGGCCTGCCAACCTGTACAGAATAAGGGTTGATCTTCCCCTGGGTAGCCCAGCTGTGAATTGCACAGTCTTGCCAGGAGGAATCTCTGTCTCCAGTGCAATCCTGACTCAAACTAACAATGATGAATTTGTTATTGTTGGTGGCTATCAGCttgaaaatcaaaaaagaatgaTCTGCAACTTCATCTCTTTAGAGGACAACAAGATAGAAATTCGTGAGATGGAGACCCCAGATTGGACCCCAGACATTAAGCACAGCAAGATATGGTTTGGAAGCAACATGGGAAATGGAACTGTTTTTCTTGGCATACCAGGAGACAATAAACAAGTTGTTTCAGAAGGATTCTATTTCTATATGTTGAAATGTGCTGAAGATGATACTAATGAAGAGCAGACAACATTCACAAACAGTCAAACATCAACGGAAGATCCAGGGGATTCCACTCCCTTTGAAGACTCCGAAGAATTTTGTTTCAGTGCAGAAGCAAATAGTTTTGATGGTGATGACGAATTTGACACCTATAATGAAGACGATGAAGAAGATGAGTCTGAGACAGGCTACTGGATTACATGCTGCCCTACTTGTGATGTGGATATCAACACTTGGGTACCATTCTATTCAACTGAGCTCAACAAACCTGCCATGATCTACTGCTCTCATGGGGATGGGCACTGGGTCCATGCTCAGTGCATGGATCTGGCAGAACGCACACTCATCCATCTGTCAGCAGGAAGCAACAAGTATTACTGCAATGAGCATGTGGAGATAGCAAGAGCTCTACACACTCCCCAAAGAGTCCTACCCTTAAAAAAGCCTCCAATGAAATCCCTCCGTAAAAAAGGTTCTGGAAAAATCTTGACTCCTGCCAAGAAATCCTTTCTTAGAAGGTTGTTTGATTAG